Proteins co-encoded in one Ooceraea biroi isolate clonal line C1 chromosome 9, Obir_v5.4, whole genome shotgun sequence genomic window:
- the LOC105286418 gene encoding uncharacterized protein LOC105286418 isoform X2, translated as MEDQNKDEEMKKNPLKHMCNYSFLEEEDGDTVDSMNITPVQAIVHHHKSSSSCRREKHTERRNHSNEKERKSHQHECKDRYRDEYKHHRHIEENLEEFVHVSQQQISSYQENEQFLSRLYTSKQEFLKEYRRLYLGTGKAEELYLLILTKLKKAISEGNINTFKKLSNLIGYTKDAEDQITLRNYYAHANNPIKNTNIVILACKHNKLELLECLFDSDNRILNYLSIDITRTNILPDDRDEEYHNAFYYAVRSGNVELLNTLINKWPGNYFSDLRELDTILSKAYEELKLKNISLSDKMEIFVENKLIDLRFFSNASRQGQSFRTDLNNIRERIELMLQNISLLKRDYLDAEEVDESFLFVAKFIAKNIHILKRQLKSTYNRLPWEEIEFCLVSFISSHIKRQEINLFYRSTLNKSKILNHLENFAEKVKEYIIEGNNVHIDTIADLPNVKREKIIAEIIDSYPQFGELYNDYQQLRDIQSLEKISDHVKLALSVNCKEREGQLIITRVLQVIGEHLKNTLESPKLSNIISEHLLLSLLKNTKKIIIDLRNSLSHAYSLFKRTEIEENKNLNFFIGIQNDIKKVGDVITNILYNNKIKIIRILLKKIINSDNLDEIKEFVEVLGTVKLDKMMSENENFKKIQHKTLENLITEVSDNISDKTAYEQDLIDQIKNIINSADIQLKHITNNYIRGFLSLKILSMLFSEKIVNHNNITGIKFYIYEIIDNMALQVKSHNFKEIATLSMKLFDSVGSKIQPEDYYNPCSLIWVNFDKVSRLLWEIFSIVELATDDMEWIKKLRAELNKKGAFPMYKQEKTYNVTEEKYNNQLALKLSELKNILSNNLLINGQLTETFPIYKSDEKLQAVVEMLVLDIMSILELKNSLENNLLFLDDNIPLLNGKCLRNHLAHGNALVDILLSEPSTTVVLNATKLVEVNIMGSNKKIGKLVSDDPSKLREKCNQGLDTITNQKRLFDALQEGNFVSLKVCLRGGADINARNIDLWTTLHFAAKGYSLKVIKFLLDQNLSLNVKDINGQSPLHIAAAYGRKNIVDFFVKEAGLYVDDVDNSGKTPLQLAARNGHKDTVKVLLENEANTVTKDVFGLSPLHYAIRNNHIDIVKILLTKDANADLIELTSGFTPLHVAAEMGHLELVYFLLEYKVDINAKNNTDWTPIHVAALNGHLEIVNALISEGADVNASVIDGHTPLHYAVKAGHEKIASILLKHGANVNAVDKTYNNTALHYAAKDGHEGIVKTLLKHKASVKTVDGITPLHLAVQKGHLGIVTILLEQGVNIHAKDKNNDTPLHYAVESGHMEVVELLIKNGAEVNAKNCIDETPLHVAALNGNYSIIDLLIKNKVEVNAQDFHGNTAIHEAAMNGNIDVIDLLIKKKAEVNARRNDGITPLHLATRNNHIDAIVFLIETGAEVNTTDIAGDTPLHVAVEAGHKEIVEILLAKGANINTKCNNPPLLSAIKNNNKEIAEILIANGANVDEESSKPLLLAVSTGYTDVVEILLKTAAVNIKGPGNITALHLAATRGHKDIVNALINGGADSDARMVNNVTPLCGAAQEGYKEIVEILIASGATVNVQSNYGVTPLHEAAVLGHSNVVKVLLNEGANFNIKDIKNRTSLELAVAHGHLEVVKTFLQYRIVDMNTKGNDNWTILHIASQESNLDMVKYLVDNGSDINAKNASGLKPMHIAAREGHKDTVEFFLSKGLNINDPGAVNQTLLHYAAMKGHLAVVKYLIAQGADVNSQDKNGVSPMHIAATFGYKDVTEILLKNGAVYNFGKLYSKLLVWAGNKTVINLLASTKKLFKVIKHNNFSDVEIYIKMGAFINAKNGKGGTPLHYTAWKGCDEVVSILLENRADPNAVNKKGFTPLHYAAKFSHLKVVKALLANGAVYNALSDNDKTPLNFTVDKDIISLFQLVNDSFTNIENDNSEVINDLNKIKDVDTIKAIMGAHNRENKTLVVAAMHSNFSKLEQLKQISQGSSQINKALALMNQNNYQAALNIFKSAFEKRKEILGPDNPGTLDIQAYISKALYGQGCYQEALNTFEEIFQKQKEILGLNNTDTLNTRSTIALMLHGLGKNEEAYNIYQEVYQKQTEILGSNHSDTLETQFHMALVLDAQGKYEEVLNINRIIFEKIKNMSDTANAENAVHAQNNMAVLLCKQGKYAEALEIYKDVYEKKKLIFGVTHFETLRTLHGIAGVLCEQKKYSKALKVYQDVLDMQKVVLGPNHFDTLNTQYNIANVLFDQGKLIGALKAYKESFDQIKAFEPTPRVLNSLKQIKIIKLIFKLEANDISEMLQHLQKDINIAASNGDVQTVQRLLKSGASANDKDIDGRTPLHYAVSNRQIGVVNVLLKNEADITQGTNKRNTPLHIATSKGYKEIVEVLLEYVSRDKLNEFINAKTAASGSTSLHVAASNGYLEIVKSLMKHGAIYNIKNKEGKTPLNLSKNQSVIDLLQLVEELFKDAKKGNIEIISKLKAVNPDEFVAAMYTRNDQGNTLLQVTISNKHMNITSEMLKMLKLSNQNL; from the coding sequence ttttttaGAGGAAGAGGATGGAGATACAGTCGATTCCATGAATATTACACCAGTACAAGCAATTGTCCACCATCATAAATCAAGTTCATCTTGTCGAAGAGAAAAACATACCGAAAGAAGAAATCACAGCAATGAGAAGGAACGCAAATCGCATCAGCATGAATGCAAAGACAGGTACAGAGACGAGTATAAACATCACAGACATATTGAAGAGAACTTAGAAGAGTTTGTGCATGTATCTCAGCAACAAATTAGTTCTTATCAAGAAAATGAACAGTTTTTATCGCGTCTATACACATCAAAACAAGagtttttaaaagaatatagacGGCTCTACCTTGGAACAGGAAAAGCCGAAGAGCTTTATCTCCTGATTTTAACAAAACTGAAAAAGGCCATATCAGAGGGTAATATTAATACCTTCAAAAAATTAAGCAATTTAATTGGTTATACAAAAGATGCAGAAGACCAAATAACtttgagaaattattatgCTCATGCTAATAatcctattaaaaatactaatatAGTCATCTTAGCTTGTAAACACAACAAACTAGAACTTCTAGAGTGTCTATTTGACAGTGATAATAgaatcttaaattatttatctattgaTATCACAAGAACTAACATATTACCAGATGACAGAGATGAAGAATATCataatgcattttattatgCTGTACGTTCAGGTAACGTTGAGCTTCTTAATACCCTAATCAATAAATGGCCgggtaattatttttctgatttGAGAGAGTTGGATACAATTCTTTCAAAAGCTTATGAAGAATTGAAATTGAAGAATATATCCTTGTCAGacaaaatggaaatttttgttgaaaataaattaatagatcTCCGTTTCTTCTCTAACGCTTCAAGACAGGGGCAAAGTTTCAGGACTGATCTTAATAATATCAGAGAACGAATTGAATTAATGCTTCAAAACATTAGCTTACTAAAAAGAGATTACTTAGACGCGGAAGAAGTAGATGAAAGCTTTTTATTTGTAGCAAAgtttattgcaaaaaatattcatatattaaaaCGGCAGTTAAAATCAACTTATAATAGATTACCTTGGGAAGAAATAGAATTCTGTTTAGtcagttttatttcttctcaCATAAAACGACAAGAgattaatctattttatcgttctacattaaataaaagcaaaatattaaatcatttagaaaattttgcagaaaaagttaaagaatatattatagaagggAATAATGTACATATTGATACAATTGCTGATCTTCCAAACGTAAAACGTGAAAAGATTATTGCAGAGATTATTGACAGTTACCCTCAATTCGGAGAATTGTATAACGATTATCAACAACTTAGGGATATTCAGTCTTTAGAGAAAATAAGTGATCATGTGAAGTTAGCATTATCAGTTAATtgtaaagaaagagaaggccAGTTAATTATTACAAGGGTTTTACAAGTTATTGGTGAGCATTTAAAAAACACTTTAGAGTCTCCTAAGTTATCTAATATTATAAGTGAACATCTGCTATTATCGTTactaaaaaatacaaaaaaaataattatagacTTACGCAATTCATTATCACATGCTTATTCACTCTTCAAGAGAACAGAGAtagaggaaaataaaaatttgaatttttttataggtattcaaaatgatattaaaaaagttgGTGATGTAATTACTAATATTCTTTACAACaacaaaatcaaaataatcaGAATACTtctaaaaaagattattaatagtGACAATTTAGATGAAATAAAAGAGTTTGTTGAAGTGCTTGGTACTGTTAAATTGGATAAAATGATGtcggaaaatgaaaattttaaaaagatacaaCACAAGACACTTGAAAATCTCATTACAGAAGTGAGCGATAATATATCTGATAAGACAGCTTATGAACAAGATTTGATCGATcaaattaagaatataattaattctgcTGATATCCAATTAAaacatattacaaataattacattagaGGATTTCTGTCATTAAAGATCTTAAGTATGttatttagtgaaaaaattgttaatcaCAACAATATTAcaggaataaaattttatatttatgaaataatagaCAATATGGCTCTACAAGTAAAATCtcataattttaaagaaattgctACGTTATCAATGAAACTTTTTGATAGTGTTGGGTCAAAAATACAACCCGAAGACTATTATAACCCGTGCAGCTTAATTTGGGTGAACTTTGATAAAGTGAGCAGACTACTTTGGGAAATTTTTTCTATTGTTGAATTGGCAACAGACGACATGGAATGGATCAAAAAATTAAGAGCggagttaaataaaaaaggtgCTTTTCCTATGtataaacaagaaaaaacTTACAATGTtacagaagaaaaatataataaccaaCTTGCGCTAAAACTAtctgaactgaaaaatattttaagcaataatttattaattaatggccAATTAACTGAAACATTCCCTATTTATAAGAgcgatgaaaaattgcaaGCAGTAGTAGAAATGCTTGTTTTGGATATAATGTCAATTTTGGAGCTAAAGAATTCCCTGGAAAATAACCTACTTTTTTTAGATGATAATATTCCTTTattaaatggaaaatgtttacgTAATCATTTAGCACATGGTAATGCATTagtagatatattattatctgaaCCTTCAACAACAGTTGTTTTAAACGCTACAAAACTTGTCGAAGTAAATATAATGGGGAGTAACAAAAAAATTGGCAAATTAGTGAGTGATGATCCTTCCAAACTGAGAGAGAAATGCAATCAAGGCTTAGATACCATTACTAATCAAAAAAGACTGTTCGATGCTTTGCAAGAAGGAAATTTTGTAAGCTTGAAAGTTTGCCTCAGAGGAGGAGCAGATATCAATGCTAGAAATATTGACTTATGGACCACATTGCATTTTGCTGCTAAGGGATATAGTCttaaagttataaaatttcttcttgaCCAAAATTTAAGCCTTAATGTTAAGGATATTAATGGCCAAAGCCCACTGCACATTGCTGCTGCATatggaagaaaaaatattgtggACTTCTTCGTAAAAGAAGCAGGTTTATATGTTGATGATGTAGATAATAGTGGCAAAACACCACTACAACTTGCAGCTCGAAATGGTCACAAGGATACTGTCAAGGTTCTATTAGAAAATGAAGCTAATACTGTTACCAAAGATGTGTTTGGTCTTTCACCTTTACACTATGCAATAAGAAACAATCATATTGACATTGTTAAAATTCTACTAACAAAAGATGCTAATGCTGACCTTATTGAGCTTACGAGTGGTTTTACTCCATTACATGTAGCTGCAGAAATGGGTCACTTGGAGTTAGTTTATTTCTTACTTGAATACAAGGTAGATATTAACGCTAAGAATAATACAGATTGGACACCAATACATGTGGCAGCTCTCAACGGCCACCTGGAAATAGTAAACGCTTTAATTTCGGAGGGAGCTGATGTTAACGCTAGTGTTATCGATGGTCATACCCCATTACATTATGCAGTAAAAGCCGGTCACGAGAAGATAGCTAGCATTCTATTGAAACATGGAGCTAATGTTAATGCCGTTGacaaaacatataataatacagcTTTACACTATGCAGCAAAAGATGGGCACGAGGGAATCGTTAAGACTTTACTGAAACATAAAGCTAGTGTTAAGACTGTTGACGGTATAACTCCACTACATTTGGCAGTACAGAAGGGCCATTTGGGAATAGTGACTATTCTCCTCGAACAGGGTGTTAACATTCATgctaaagataaaaataatgatacacCATTACACTATGCAGTAGAAAGTGGCCATATggaagttgttgaacttttaataaaaaatggagcAGAAGTTAATGCTAAAAActgtattgatgaaacaccACTACACGTAGCTGCTCTGAACGGGAATTATAGTATTATTGATCttctgataaaaaataaagtcgaAGTTAACGCTCAAGACTTTCACGGTAATACAGCCATACATGAAGCTGCCATGAATGGTAACATAGATGTTATTGATcttctaataaaaaagaaagctgAAGTAAATGCTAGAAGGAATGACGGCATTACACCGTTGCATCTAGCTACTCGAAATAACCATATAGATGCTATTGTTTTTCTAATAGAAACTGGAGCCGAAGTCAATACAACAGACATTGCAGGTGATACACCATTACATGTGGCTGTGGAAGCAGGTCATAAAGAAATCGTAGAGATTTTGCTAGCAAAAGGAGCTAATATTAATACCAAGTGTAACAATCCGCCATTACTTtctgcaattaaaaataataacaaagaaattgctgaaattcTTATAGCAAATGGAGCTAATGTGGACGAAGAAAGTAGTAAACCTTTATTACTAGCAGTGTCTACTGGCTATACAGATGTTGTagaaattttgctaaaaactGCAGCTGTTAATATAAAAGGTCCTGGAAACATTACTGCATTACATCTAGCTGCCACAAGAGGTCATAAGGATATAGTGAACGCTTTGATAAATGGTGGAGCTGACTCTGATGCCAGAATGGTCAATAATGTAACACCATTATGTGGTGCAGCACAAGAAGGTTATAAAGAAATTGTTGAGATTTTGATAGCAAGTGGAGCTACTGTTAATGTTCAATCTAACTATGGAGTAACGCCATTACATGAGGCAGCCGTACTTGGTCACAGTAATGTTGTAAAAGTTTTACTAAATGAAGgagcaaattttaatattaaggaCATTAAGAATAGAACATCTTTAGAATTAGCAGTGGCACATGGTCATTTAGAAGTGGTTAAAACGTTTCTTCAATACCGGATAGTAGATATGAATACTAAGGGTAACGATAATTGGACAATATTGCACATTGCTTCACAAGAAAGTAATCTGGATATGGTGAAGTACTTAGTAGATAATGGATCTGACATAAATGCTAAAAATGCCTCTGGCTTAAAGCCCATGCACATTGCAGCTAGAGAAGGTCATAAAGATACTGTAGAGTTTTTCCTTAGTAAgggattaaatattaacgatcCTGGTGCAGTTAATCAGACATTATTGCACTATGCTGCAATGAAGGGTCATTTAGCAGTTGTGAAGTACTTAATAGCGCAAGGTGCTGATGTTAATTCTCAAGATAAAAATGGCGTAAGTCCTATGCATATTGCTGCTACTTTTGGCTATAAAGATGTAACtgaaattttactaaaaaatgGAGCAGTTTATAATTTTGGCAAGCTTTATAGTAAATTATTAGTATGGGCTGGTAACAAAACCGTTATTAATCTATTAGCCTCAactaagaaattatttaaggttataaaacataataatttttcagatgTTGAGATATATATCAAAATGGGAGCGTTTATTAATGCCAAAAACGGTAAAGGTGGAACACCATTACATTATACTGCATGGAAAGGCTGTGACGAAGTTGTCAGTATTCTTTTAGAAAATAGGGCTGATCCTAATGCAGTTAATAAGAAGGGATTTACTCCTCTACATTATGCTGCAAAGTTCTCTCACTTAAAAGTTGTAAAGGCCTTGTTAGCTAATGGCGCGGTATATAATGCTCTCTCCGACAATGACAAAACGCCATTAAATTTTACTgtagataaagatataattagtTTATTTCAATTAGTGAATGACTCATTTACAaacattgaaaatgataacTCTGAAGTTATTAATgatcttaataaaataaaggatgtTGATACAATAAAAGCCATTATGGGTGCTCATAATAGAGAAAACAAAACGCTAGTAGTTGCTGCGATGCATAGTAACTTTTCGAAACTTGAACAATTGAAACAGATATCTCAAGGATCCTCCCAGATTAATAAAGCTTTAGCACTCATGAATCAGAACAATTATCAAGCGgccttaaatattttcaaaagcgcatttgaaaagagaaaagaaatactAGGACCCGATAATCCTGGTACTTTAGATATTCAGGCATACATATCTAAAGCATTATACGGACAAGGATGTTACCAAGAAGCTTTAAATACATTTGaggaaatttttcagaaacagaaagaaatcCTGGGTTTAAATAATACGGACACTTTAAATACAAGAAGTACAATTGCTCTAATGCTGCATGGACTAGGAAAAAATGAGGAAGCGTACAATATCTATCAAGAAGTCTATCAGAAGCAAACCGAGATATTAGGATCAAATCACTCAGATACTTTAGAGACGCAGTTTCATATGGCACTAGTATTGGATGCACAAGGAAAATACGAAGAAGTCTTAAATATCAATAggataatttttgaaaaaataaagaacatgTCAGATACGGCAAACGCGGAAAATGCTGTGCATGCTCAAAATAATATGGCGGTGTTATTGTGTAAGCAGGGTAAATACGCAGAGGCATTGGAGATTTATAAAGACGtttacgaaaagaaaaaactaaTTTTCGGTGTTACTCATTTTGAAACTTTGAGAACATTACATGGCATTGCCGGCGTACTGTGtgaacaaaagaaatattctaaaGCTTTGAAAGTATATCAAGATGTTTTAGATATGCAAAAAGTCGTTTTGGGACCAAATCATTTTGATACTCTAAATActcaatataatattgcaaatgtACTTTTTGATCAAGGCAAATTGATTGGTGCACTAAAAGCTTACAAAGAAAGTTTTGATCAAATAAAAGCGTTTGAACCAACTCCTAGAGTTTTGAATAGTTtaaaacagataaaaataattaagttgATATTTAAACTTGAGGCCAACGACATATCAGAAATGTTGCAGCATCTGCAAAAAGACATTAACATTGCTGCTAGTAATGGTGATGTACAAACTGTGCAACGTCTATTAAAAAGTGGAGCTAGTGCCAATGATAAAGACATTGATGGAAGAACACCACTACATTACGCTGTTAGCAATAGACAGATAGGTGTTGTGAAcgtcttattaaaaaatgaggCTGATATTACTCAAGGTACTAATAAACGTAATACACCATTACACATAGCTACTTCTAAAGGTTACAAAGAAATTGTCGAAGTTTTGTTAGAATATGTGAGTcgtgataaattaaatgagttTATTAATGCTAAAACCGCTGCTAGCGGCAGTACGTCACTTCACGTTGCAGCCAGTAATGGGTACTTAGAGATTGTCAAATCTTTAATGAAGCATGGTGCAATCTATAACATTAAGAATAAGGAAGGTAAGACACCTCTTAATCTTTCCAAAAACCAGAGTGTTATTGATTTACTGCAACTGGTTGAAGAGTTATTTAAAGATGCAAAAAAGggtaatattgaaattattagcAAGTTAAAAGCAGTAAACCCAGATGAGTTTGTAGCTGCAATGTATACTCGTAATGATCAAGGGAATACGCTGTTACAAGTTACTATATCTAATAAACACATGAATATTACGAgtgaaatgttaaaaatgctAAAACTGtcaaatcaaaatttataa